From the genome of Geothrix sp. 21YS21S-4, one region includes:
- the rplM gene encoding 50S ribosomal protein L13: protein MSTYFPKANDLKRQWFLVDATGIPVGRLSTTVADVLSGKNKPTWTPFLDTGDHVIVINAEKAVLTGKKGVQKFYRRTTTQPGSMKEVKAEVMKATYPERIIESAVKGMLPKGPLGRAMYRKLKVYAGPEHEQSAQQPQILTIQK from the coding sequence ATGAGCACTTACTTCCCGAAAGCCAATGATCTCAAGCGTCAGTGGTTCCTGGTGGACGCCACCGGGATTCCCGTCGGCCGCCTGAGCACCACCGTCGCGGACGTCCTCTCCGGCAAGAACAAGCCGACCTGGACGCCCTTCCTCGACACCGGCGACCACGTCATCGTCATCAACGCCGAGAAGGCGGTGCTGACCGGGAAGAAGGGCGTGCAGAAGTTCTACCGCCGCACCACCACCCAGCCCGGCTCCATGAAGGAAGTCAAGGCCGAGGTGATGAAGGCGACCTACCCCGAGCGCATCATCGAGAGCGCGGTCAAGGGCATGCTGCCCAAGGGCCCCCTCGGCCGGGCGATGTACCGCAAGCTCAAGGTCTACGCGGGCCCCGAGCACGAGCAGTCCGCCCAGCAGCCCCAGATCCTGACCATCCAGAAGTAG
- the rpsI gene encoding 30S ribosomal protein S9, translated as MAISQNYGTGRRKSAAARAFLRPGTGKITVNGRSLENYFPNAVLRMMVHQPLVLADLDGKFDMVISVVGGGPAGQASAIRMGISRALLGYNEQLKSLLRGAGLLTRDPRMKERKKPGRKAARRRFQFSKR; from the coding sequence ATGGCCATTTCCCAGAACTACGGAACCGGTCGCCGCAAGAGCGCGGCCGCCCGCGCCTTCCTCCGCCCCGGCACCGGCAAGATCACCGTCAACGGCCGCAGCCTCGAGAACTATTTCCCGAACGCCGTGCTCCGCATGATGGTCCACCAGCCCCTGGTGCTGGCCGACCTCGACGGCAAGTTCGACATGGTCATCAGCGTCGTCGGCGGCGGCCCCGCCGGCCAGGCCTCGGCCATCCGGATGGGCATCTCCCGCGCCCTCCTCGGCTACAACGAGCAGCTCAAGTCCCTCCTGCGCGGCGCCGGTCTTCTGACCCGCGACCCCCGCATGAAGGAACGCAAGAAGCCCGGTCGCAAGGCCGCCCGTCGCCGCTTCCAGTTCAGCAAGCGCTAG
- the rpsB gene encoding 30S ribosomal protein S2 — protein MAAIQMKELLEAGAHFGHQTKRWNPKMKKYIFGARNSIYIIDLQKTLRLWNTAANFLTKAAGEGKNFLFVATKPQAQELIAEQAARCGAFYVNNRWLGGMLTNFATIKKSLEKFREIEATLADPARTAMLSKKELLTLNRTRLKLEASFHGIRDMRSLPEVIFVIDPHREDIAVTEAKKLGIKVVGIVDTNCDPDMVDYVIPANDDAIRSILLFSERVADSILEGRQSFRDKGDTDEMKKMMAEKMEVEA, from the coding sequence ATGGCTGCCATCCAGATGAAGGAACTTCTCGAAGCCGGTGCCCATTTCGGGCACCAGACCAAGCGTTGGAATCCCAAGATGAAGAAGTACATCTTCGGGGCGCGCAACAGCATCTACATCATCGACCTCCAGAAGACCCTGCGCCTCTGGAACACCGCCGCCAACTTCCTGACCAAGGCCGCCGGCGAAGGGAAGAACTTCCTGTTCGTGGCCACCAAGCCCCAGGCCCAGGAGTTGATCGCCGAGCAGGCCGCCCGCTGCGGCGCGTTCTACGTCAACAACCGCTGGCTGGGCGGAATGCTGACCAACTTCGCCACCATCAAGAAGAGCCTGGAGAAGTTCCGCGAGATCGAGGCCACCCTGGCCGATCCCGCCCGCACCGCCATGCTCTCCAAGAAGGAACTGCTGACCCTCAACCGCACCCGCCTGAAGCTGGAGGCCTCCTTCCACGGCATCCGCGACATGCGCTCGCTGCCCGAGGTCATCTTCGTCATCGATCCGCACCGCGAGGACATCGCCGTCACCGAGGCCAAGAAGCTCGGCATCAAGGTCGTGGGCATCGTGGACACCAACTGCGATCCCGACATGGTGGACTACGTGATCCCCGCCAATGACGACGCGATCCGCTCCATCCTGCTCTTCTCCGAGCGCGTGGCCGACTCCATCCTCGAGGGCCGCCAGTCCTTCCGCGACAAGGGCGACACCGACGAGATGAAGAAGATGATGGCCGAGAAGATGGAAGTCGAAGCCTAA
- the tsf gene encoding translation elongation factor Ts yields the protein MAFTANDVKTLREKTGLGMMDCKKALEENSGDMEQAIEWLRKKGLAASAKKADRIAAEGIVEAYIHPGGRVGVLVEVNAETDFVARNEAFQRLVKEIAMHIAAADPAPRFVTKEEVTQDFLDTEKRIATEQALATGKPQNIVEKIVEGKMNSIFKEVCLLEQPFIMNPDLTIQQYLSQRTAEIGEKLSIRRFTKYIMGEGLEKRSENFAAEVAAAK from the coding sequence ATGGCATTCACCGCCAACGACGTGAAGACCCTGCGCGAGAAGACCGGCCTCGGCATGATGGACTGCAAGAAGGCCCTGGAAGAGAACAGCGGCGACATGGAGCAGGCCATCGAGTGGCTGCGGAAGAAGGGCCTGGCGGCTTCCGCCAAGAAGGCCGACCGCATCGCCGCCGAAGGCATCGTCGAGGCCTACATCCACCCCGGCGGCCGCGTGGGCGTGCTGGTCGAGGTGAACGCCGAGACCGACTTCGTGGCCCGCAACGAGGCCTTCCAGCGCCTGGTGAAGGAGATCGCGATGCACATCGCGGCGGCCGACCCCGCGCCCCGCTTCGTCACCAAGGAAGAGGTCACCCAGGACTTCCTCGACACCGAGAAGCGCATCGCCACCGAGCAGGCCCTGGCCACCGGCAAGCCCCAGAACATCGTCGAGAAGATCGTCGAGGGCAAGATGAACAGCATCTTCAAGGAGGTCTGCCTCCTGGAGCAGCCCTTCATCATGAACCCCGACCTCACCATCCAGCAGTACCTCTCCCAGAGGACCGCGGAGATCGGCGAGAAGCTCAGCATCCGCCGCTTCACGAAGTACATCATGGGCGAGGGCCTGGAGAAGCGGAGCGAGAACTTCGCCGCCGAAGTCGCCGCCGCCAAGTAG
- the pyrH gene encoding UMP kinase: MKFKRILLKLSGEALMGEQKYGIDPAVVSMIADQIKTIRELGVEVALVIGGGNIFRGVAGATKGMDRTTADHMGMLATMINALALQDALEHKGVHTRTLSGLEMPKVAESYIRRRASRHLEKGRVVIFGAGTGNPFFTTDTAAALRANEISAEVVMKATNVDGIYTADPKKDATATRFDRISFQECLERGLRVMDAAAIALCMENRLPIVVFDMNRPGNLVAAVKGEAVGTLVSQ, translated from the coding sequence ATGAAGTTCAAGCGCATCCTCCTCAAGCTCTCCGGCGAAGCCCTCATGGGCGAGCAGAAGTACGGGATCGATCCGGCGGTGGTCTCCATGATCGCCGACCAGATCAAGACCATCCGGGAGCTGGGCGTGGAAGTGGCCCTGGTCATCGGCGGCGGCAACATCTTTCGCGGCGTGGCGGGCGCCACCAAGGGCATGGACCGCACCACCGCGGACCACATGGGGATGCTGGCCACCATGATCAACGCCCTGGCCCTCCAGGACGCCCTGGAGCACAAGGGCGTCCACACCCGCACCCTGTCGGGCCTGGAGATGCCCAAGGTGGCCGAGAGCTACATCCGCCGCCGCGCCTCCCGCCACCTCGAGAAGGGCCGCGTGGTGATTTTCGGGGCCGGCACCGGCAACCCCTTCTTCACCACCGACACCGCCGCCGCGCTCCGCGCCAACGAGATCTCCGCCGAAGTGGTCATGAAGGCCACCAACGTGGACGGGATCTACACCGCCGATCCCAAGAAGGACGCCACCGCCACCCGCTTCGACCGGATCTCCTTCCAGGAATGCCTGGAGCGGGGCCTGCGGGTCATGGACGCCGCCGCCATCGCCCTCTGCATGGAGAACCGGCTGCCGATCGTGGTCTTCGACATGAACCGACCCGGCAACCTGGTGGCCGCGGTGAAGGGCGAGGCCGTGGGGACCCTGGTCTCGCAGTAG